The Granulicella sp. 5B5 nucleotide sequence CGTGACGCGGTGCCCCTGTGTACGCAGCATCCCCGCCAATGACGCCATCGCCGTGCCGCAGATCCCGATCAGATGTACATGCTTGCTCACTCGCTCAACTCCGTTCCCTTCAACTTCACCCACGCACCGAGCGGCAGCGAGCGGTTGGCGCGCGCCACGTGTCCGCTCTGCAGCCCGATCGCGATGGGTCCTTCAAACTCGCGCAACGCATGGAGACAGGCAGACTCAACCAGCGGCACATCCTTCTCCTCGACGCTCGCACTCATATCGCCGAGCACCACGGCGCGCACGTTGCGCAGCATCCCCGCAAAACGCAGGTGCTGCAGCATTCTGTCCCACTGGTAGGGCTTGGTGCCGATGTCTTCGAGAAAGAGCACGCAGGGCTCCTCGATCTTCAACGCCCACGGTGTGCCCAGCGCTTCGCACAGAATCGAAAGACAACCGCCGAGCAAACGCCCTTCGGCGCTTCCTTCGCGTAGCACACGCAGTCCATCCGTAGTGCCAACGCTCCATGCGTCTTCGCCTTCGAGCGCCATGCGCCAGGTGCGCTCATCGACGCCATCCTGCTTCGACCAGTCCGCCGCAACCATCGGCGCATAGTACGTCGGCAGTGCACACTCGTTCCACAGCCATGCGTGCAGAGACGTGTGATCGCTGTAGCCGACGAACGTTTTTGAGTGCGCGCGCACAAGCTTCGCATCCAACAGAGGCAGCAGTTCCGCCGAGCCCCAGCCGCCGCGTGTGCAGAGGATGCCGTCGATCGACGTATCCGCAAACGCCGCGTGCAGATCGGCAACGCGCTCCTGAGCCGTGCCCGCATAGTACAGCGGCCCGCGCGAGAGCGTATGCGGCATCACCACAGGCTCATACCCGAACGCGCGCAGATGCTCGACACCGGCAGCCACCGCCTCAGATTTCGCGGCGCTGGCCGGCGACACGACCGCGACGCGGCTGCCGCGCTTCAATCTCGGACGTGGCCTCTGCCGGCCTTGCGCTGATGGCACGAACACTACTCCCCAAA carries:
- a CDS encoding LD-carboxypeptidase, with protein sequence MPSAQGRQRPRPRLKRGSRVAVVSPASAAKSEAVAAGVEHLRAFGYEPVVMPHTLSRGPLYYAGTAQERVADLHAAFADTSIDGILCTRGGWGSAELLPLLDAKLVRAHSKTFVGYSDHTSLHAWLWNECALPTYYAPMVAADWSKQDGVDERTWRMALEGEDAWSVGTTDGLRVLREGSAEGRLLGGCLSILCEALGTPWALKIEEPCVLFLEDIGTKPYQWDRMLQHLRFAGMLRNVRAVVLGDMSASVEEKDVPLVESACLHALREFEGPIAIGLQSGHVARANRSLPLGAWVKLKGTELSE